A part of Desulfofundulus salinus genomic DNA contains:
- a CDS encoding type ISP restriction/modification enzyme, which translates to MTTTHELLDRLRKTARTPQERGELFERFVIAYLRCDSYYGQFFSNVWRWRDWPGRGSETDSGIDIVAEERDTGVLWAIQAKFHEAQLGLHDIATFLALSGRKEFARRMIVTTSSLGPKAEEALKEQDKPVKVLTLASILQRPIDWDTFDWNRPEDFQLRSRKQLHPYQKEAVEAVLNGFGRSDRGKLIMPPGSGKTFVALKIAEKLVGPGGYVLFLAPSIALVEQTLQAWLADAEVSLRVYAVTSDYTVGRDEDAFDRTTVLTIPPTTEATELAAAAGEPDQVRMTVIVSTYHSIDVVAEAQKLGLPDFGLIVADEAHRTTGVMQGEEASYYHKIHDNNVICGAKRLYMTATPRVFVPRIKKKLEELGYDYFTMDDKTVYGEEFFRYGFGQAVDEGFLSDYKVVVFTVSEADLQRRLFEFLSREGSPKVEDAAKIVGVWSVLSGRIKDGEVSPLKRAVVFAGRSIGDSKKFAEQFVKTAEAYHEAIGSEGYFRRFEVKHIDGTMTSTERKALLDWLRGEPGPGETRVLSNAKVLTEGVDVPALDAVVFLKPRRSVVEVVQAVGRAMRKAPGKRYGYVVLPVIVDPERDAAEQLDKNEEFRTVWEVLGALRSIDDRFDARVRQLWIQRTRGKREKTSQTDEDVIIVSGPEQLSFDFGDKILGRLVERVGERVYLELWAKDVAAVSARLERHIAEALQHDSEYGEKAREAFAGFLAALREVINPSVAEEDARSMLVQHIITKPIFDAIFGEYEFLKENPVAHSFDQLASVFETFVDKETKTLKKFYHTVQTRAKGLDKETERQEFLRQLYDTFFKVAFPKTADRLGIVFTPVEVVDFLVKSAEAVLEDEFGLSLADKNVVILEPFAGTGTFLVRLMHQLPPKALVRKYRKGEIWGNEILLLPYYIALANVESTYYELTGQHEPFRNLLLVDSFQLMEARGAGQIKLFPEQYTELMKKQREAKINVIISNPPWFAWQEEENLGMKAVKYDRLDERIRRTYAAYSLATNKNSLYDSYIRAIRMATDRIEDKGVIAFVTNSGFLDGSAADGLRKCLAEEFAKIYVLNLRGNARTSGELRRKEGGGIFGQGSRAGVVLLVLVKDTSKAGPAEIYYRDIGDYLSREEKLARLKACGDVRGVTWKRITPNKAYDWINQRSEDFEAFPAIGAKQNGDKEIIFDLHSRGLATSRDAWAYNFSQAELADNLHRMIDEFNRHVELVRTGKIRGDNLESQINTDPRKIAWSRELKKDLLKGNLHTLEEAGVIMPSTYRPFVKMWVYFSKTFNEMIYQQPKIFPEPGLENIAIAVQAPGGSKEFSALIIKHIPDLHLTGDTQTFSFYIYEPVQDNITFFDSYSGGGVMITAPSGKRYIRRENITDWALEEYRKRYGGDVTKEDIFYYVYGLLHSPEYRERYRNDLKKTLPRIPFVASAEDFWAFSHAGRKLAELHLNYETVEPWPLGEEIKGNPGDFTTYRVTKMRFGKVPDGKEDKTVIIYNDQITLRGIPVEAYEYVVNGKSPIEWIIDRYHVFRDKKSGIVNDPNKWLEEQGNPRYIIDLIKRVVRVSVETVEIVKGLPKLDIEASGNTGD; encoded by the coding sequence ATGACTACCACTCATGAACTACTTGATCGTCTTCGCAAAACAGCTAGAACTCCACAAGAACGAGGCGAGCTTTTCGAACGCTTCGTCATTGCGTATCTTCGCTGCGATAGTTATTACGGGCAGTTTTTCTCTAACGTCTGGCGCTGGCGCGACTGGCCGGGACGAGGAAGCGAAACCGATTCCGGCATTGACATTGTGGCAGAAGAACGGGACACTGGTGTTCTCTGGGCCATCCAGGCGAAGTTCCACGAAGCCCAGCTCGGGCTCCATGACATTGCTACCTTTCTTGCTCTTTCGGGCCGGAAGGAATTCGCCCGTCGCATGATTGTCACAACGTCTTCCCTCGGCCCCAAGGCAGAAGAAGCACTGAAAGAACAAGATAAGCCCGTGAAGGTTCTGACGCTTGCCAGTATTCTACAACGCCCCATCGACTGGGACACTTTCGACTGGAACAGACCTGAAGACTTCCAGTTGCGGTCCAGGAAGCAACTCCATCCCTACCAAAAAGAAGCCGTCGAAGCGGTTCTGAACGGCTTTGGCCGCAGCGACCGCGGCAAGCTCATCATGCCTCCTGGCTCCGGCAAGACTTTTGTTGCCCTCAAGATCGCCGAGAAGCTTGTGGGTCCCGGCGGGTATGTGCTTTTCCTCGCGCCGTCCATCGCCCTCGTCGAACAGACCCTCCAGGCGTGGCTGGCAGATGCCGAGGTGTCCTTGCGTGTTTACGCCGTGACTTCTGACTACACCGTGGGCCGGGACGAGGATGCCTTTGACCGCACTACCGTTCTCACCATCCCGCCGACAACGGAAGCCACGGAGCTTGCAGCCGCCGCAGGGGAGCCCGACCAAGTTAGGATGACCGTCATCGTCTCGACGTACCATTCCATTGATGTTGTAGCAGAGGCTCAAAAACTGGGCCTACCTGACTTTGGCCTTATCGTTGCAGACGAGGCACACCGCACGACGGGCGTCATGCAGGGCGAGGAGGCGTCCTACTATCACAAGATACACGACAACAACGTGATTTGCGGCGCGAAAAGGCTCTATATGACCGCGACGCCGCGGGTTTTCGTACCGCGGATTAAAAAGAAGCTAGAAGAACTTGGCTATGACTATTTCACCATGGACGACAAGACCGTGTATGGCGAAGAATTCTTCCGGTATGGTTTCGGTCAAGCCGTGGACGAAGGCTTTTTGAGCGACTATAAGGTCGTGGTGTTTACGGTGAGCGAAGCTGACCTGCAACGCAGGCTTTTCGAGTTCCTCAGCCGCGAAGGCTCGCCTAAAGTGGAAGATGCGGCGAAAATCGTCGGCGTGTGGAGCGTCCTTAGCGGCCGCATCAAAGATGGGGAGGTTTCTCCGCTCAAGCGGGCGGTGGTCTTCGCCGGGCGCAGCATCGGCGATTCCAAAAAGTTCGCCGAGCAGTTCGTAAAGACCGCCGAGGCTTACCATGAGGCTATTGGTAGCGAAGGTTACTTCCGTCGCTTCGAAGTAAAACACATTGACGGTACCATGACCTCGACGGAGCGCAAAGCGCTTCTCGACTGGCTGAGGGGAGAGCCCGGGCCGGGAGAGACGCGCGTCCTCTCCAACGCCAAGGTGCTCACGGAAGGGGTTGACGTACCCGCCCTCGATGCCGTGGTCTTTCTCAAGCCGCGGCGGAGCGTTGTGGAAGTCGTGCAGGCTGTTGGGCGGGCCATGCGCAAAGCACCGGGAAAGCGCTACGGCTACGTGGTGCTTCCCGTCATCGTTGATCCCGAGCGCGATGCGGCGGAACAGCTCGACAAAAACGAGGAGTTCCGCACAGTTTGGGAAGTATTAGGGGCCCTGCGTTCCATCGATGACCGGTTCGATGCAAGAGTGCGGCAACTCTGGATTCAGCGGACACGCGGCAAAAGAGAAAAAACTTCCCAGACTGATGAGGACGTCATTATCGTCAGTGGCCCAGAACAGCTTTCGTTTGATTTCGGAGACAAGATCCTCGGCAGGCTCGTCGAGCGCGTGGGGGAGCGCGTTTACCTGGAGTTATGGGCCAAGGACGTTGCTGCGGTGTCAGCGCGGCTCGAGCGTCACATCGCCGAGGCGCTCCAGCACGACAGCGAATATGGGGAAAAAGCGCGGGAGGCGTTTGCAGGTTTTCTTGCCGCGTTGCGTGAGGTCATCAATCCTTCCGTAGCCGAAGAGGATGCCCGCAGCATGCTCGTGCAGCATATCATCACCAAGCCCATTTTCGACGCTATCTTCGGCGAGTACGAATTTCTTAAAGAGAACCCCGTCGCCCATAGCTTCGACCAATTGGCCAGCGTATTTGAGACGTTTGTCGACAAAGAAACCAAAACCCTGAAGAAGTTTTATCACACCGTTCAGACGCGAGCTAAGGGATTGGATAAGGAAACCGAACGGCAGGAGTTCCTGCGCCAACTCTACGACACGTTTTTCAAAGTTGCTTTCCCCAAGACGGCCGACCGCCTGGGGATCGTTTTTACTCCCGTAGAGGTTGTGGACTTCCTCGTGAAAAGCGCGGAGGCGGTCTTGGAGGATGAATTCGGCCTGAGCCTTGCGGATAAAAACGTAGTTATTCTTGAACCGTTTGCTGGAACGGGGACGTTCCTCGTACGGCTCATGCACCAGCTCCCGCCTAAAGCACTTGTTCGGAAGTATCGCAAAGGCGAAATCTGGGGCAACGAGATCCTGCTCCTGCCCTACTACATTGCCCTTGCCAACGTCGAGAGCACGTATTACGAGCTCACCGGCCAGCACGAGCCGTTCCGCAACCTGCTTCTCGTTGACTCGTTCCAACTCATGGAGGCCAGGGGCGCGGGGCAGATAAAACTTTTCCCCGAGCAGTATACGGAGCTGATGAAGAAGCAGAGGGAAGCGAAGATCAACGTGATCATCTCGAATCCGCCGTGGTTTGCATGGCAGGAAGAGGAGAACCTCGGGATGAAGGCGGTCAAGTACGACAGGCTGGATGAGAGAATACGCCGGACCTATGCGGCTTATTCATTGGCAACCAACAAGAACTCGCTGTACGATTCCTACATCCGTGCCATCCGGATGGCCACCGACCGGATTGAGGATAAAGGCGTTATTGCCTTCGTGACTAATAGTGGTTTTCTTGACGGCAGCGCTGCCGACGGCCTCCGCAAGTGCCTGGCCGAAGAGTTTGCGAAGATCTACGTCCTCAATCTGCGCGGGAATGCGCGTACTTCAGGAGAACTCAGGCGCAAGGAGGGGGGTGGTATTTTCGGCCAGGGCAGCCGTGCGGGCGTGGTGTTGCTCGTGCTCGTCAAGGACACTTCTAAGGCCGGCCCGGCTGAGATTTACTACCGCGACATCGGCGATTACCTGAGCCGGGAGGAAAAGCTGGCGCGGCTGAAGGCATGCGGGGACGTCCGCGGGGTGACGTGGAAACGCATCACGCCGAATAAAGCGTACGATTGGATCAACCAGCGGAGCGAGGATTTTGAGGCGTTCCCCGCAATCGGAGCAAAGCAGAACGGGGATAAAGAGATAATATTTGACCTGCACTCCAGAGGGCTAGCAACAAGCCGCGACGCCTGGGCTTATAATTTCTCCCAGGCAGAGCTGGCAGACAACCTGCACCGCATGATCGATGAATTCAACCGTCACGTTGAGCTGGTGCGGACTGGGAAAATTAGGGGCGACAATCTCGAATCCCAAATAAACACCGACCCTCGAAAAATCGCATGGTCTAGGGAATTAAAGAAGGATCTCTTAAAAGGCAATCTACACACGCTTGAAGAAGCAGGCGTGATAATGCCCTCAACATACCGGCCTTTTGTTAAAATGTGGGTTTATTTCAGCAAGACATTCAACGAAATGATTTATCAGCAACCCAAAATTTTCCCCGAACCAGGGTTGGAAAATATAGCGATTGCTGTACAAGCTCCCGGAGGTTCAAAAGAGTTTTCTGCTCTGATTATCAAACATATTCCGGATTTGCATCTTACAGGAGATACCCAAACCTTTTCTTTTTACATCTATGAACCTGTGCAAGACAATATTACCTTTTTCGACAGTTACTCGGGTGGTGGAGTCATGATCACAGCTCCATCTGGGAAGCGCTACATTCGCCGTGAAAACATCACCGACTGGGCGCTCGAAGAATACCGCAAGCGCTACGGCGGAGACGTAACGAAGGAGGACATCTTCTACTACGTTTACGGCCTCCTCCACTCGCCAGAATACCGTGAACGCTACAGGAACGACCTGAAAAAGACGCTCCCCCGCATTCCGTTCGTCGCTTCAGCGGAAGACTTCTGGGCATTCAGCCATGCTGGGCGCAAACTGGCGGAGCTCCACCTTAACTACGAAACCGTCGAGCCGTGGCCGCTGGGAGAGGAAATCAAGGGCAACCCAGGCGACTTTACAACCTACAGGGTTACCAAGATGCGCTTCGGAAAGGTGCCGGATGGCAAAGAAGACAAGACGGTGATCATCTATAACGACCAAATCACGTTGCGCGGGATCCCGGTTGAAGCCTACGAATACGTGGTCAATGGGAAATCGCCAATTGAGTGGATCATAGACCGGTACCACGTCTTCCGCGACAAGAAGAGTGGTATTGTTAACGATCCGAATAAGTGGCTTGAGGAGCAGGGCAATCCGCGCTACATCATTGACCTCATCAAGCGGGTCGTGAGGGTGAGTGTGGAAACGGTAGAGATTGTAAAGGGATTACCGAAGTTGGATATAGAGGCTTCTGGCAATACTGGTGACTGA
- a CDS encoding ParM/StbA family protein, whose protein sequence is MIAIDVGYSHTKAVSPDRRVLIPSVVAPYRELPLADLSRNGSGHVVAIRKLDGDTEKHFVGELALREGQGATFTLDREKHRHPNHDILVLAATRLLEVREGATLVAGLPVAYYRLQKDELRRHLEALHAEVSVDGGPFARVSFGKVVVYPQGAGALLTVSALPENGLACLIDVGYKTTDYVTVEMAGGQGKPVGSLCGSVEYGVSQVYEAVAAEFEAKTGAPVDLNTAANLAAAGRTIFRGREVNLTAAVKAARETIVRAIADRVLAALGQKGDFVAKFYLAGGGVLALPELKDMFSTSEVLTDPQWANAKGFLKLMG, encoded by the coding sequence ATGATAGCCATCGACGTTGGCTACAGCCACACCAAAGCCGTATCTCCCGACCGCCGGGTGCTCATCCCCTCCGTAGTGGCCCCGTACCGCGAATTGCCGCTGGCCGACCTGTCCAGGAACGGTTCCGGCCACGTAGTGGCAATCCGAAAGCTGGACGGCGATACCGAAAAGCACTTCGTGGGTGAACTGGCCTTGAGGGAGGGTCAGGGGGCAACGTTCACCCTGGACAGAGAGAAGCACAGACACCCGAACCACGACATCCTCGTACTGGCCGCTACCCGGCTCCTGGAGGTCCGGGAAGGGGCTACCCTGGTGGCCGGACTGCCCGTGGCGTATTACCGCCTGCAGAAGGACGAACTCCGCAGGCACCTTGAGGCCCTGCACGCGGAGGTGTCCGTAGACGGCGGCCCTTTCGCCCGGGTTTCCTTTGGAAAGGTGGTGGTCTACCCCCAGGGGGCGGGGGCGCTTTTAACCGTTTCCGCATTGCCGGAGAACGGCCTGGCTTGCCTCATAGACGTGGGCTACAAGACCACGGACTACGTCACTGTGGAGATGGCCGGCGGCCAGGGAAAGCCGGTGGGTTCACTCTGCGGCAGCGTAGAGTACGGGGTCAGTCAAGTGTACGAGGCGGTTGCCGCCGAGTTTGAGGCGAAGACGGGGGCGCCCGTGGATCTGAACACAGCCGCAAACCTTGCCGCCGCAGGCAGGACCATCTTCCGGGGCAGGGAAGTAAATCTGACGGCGGCGGTGAAGGCGGCCCGCGAAACGATCGTCAGGGCCATAGCCGACCGCGTGCTGGCAGCCCTGGGGCAGAAGGGGGACTTCGTGGCAAAGTTTTATCTTGCGGGAGGCGGGGTACTGGCTCTACCCGAGTTGAAGGACATGTTCTCTACCAGTGAAGTATTGACGGACCCGCAGTGGGCAAACGCGAAAGGGTTCCTAAAGCTGATGGGGTAG